The Alphaproteobacteria bacterium genome contains a region encoding:
- a CDS encoding methionyl-tRNA formyltransferase produces MRIVVHGQQAFGKAVLEALLKRGENVVAVYVAPTKPGAKADPLLDAAMAANLPVYQPASYKDPKVWEEFRALKPDLQVMAFVTLFVPEDFLNIPTHGSIQYHPSLLPAYRGASAINWPIIKGETETGLSIFWPDNGLDTGDVLIQKKTPISGTDTLGTVYFDRLFPMGVDAMLEGVDLVKAGKAPRIKQDESKATYEGRCGAGNAHIDWGKPWEQIDRLIRGCNPAPGAWSKFGDQTVRIFDAKPIPATSPKGIAGKLGEIVEVGADGITVVCADGRFKVTRVQADGPKVGAGEWAKSAGIEKGAIFT; encoded by the coding sequence ATGCGTATTGTGGTCCACGGCCAGCAGGCGTTCGGCAAGGCGGTGCTCGAGGCACTGTTGAAGCGCGGCGAGAACGTGGTCGCCGTCTACGTCGCGCCGACCAAGCCGGGCGCGAAGGCCGACCCGCTGCTCGATGCCGCGATGGCGGCGAATCTGCCGGTCTATCAGCCGGCCTCTTACAAGGACCCGAAGGTGTGGGAGGAGTTTCGTGCGTTGAAGCCCGACCTGCAGGTGATGGCGTTCGTGACGTTGTTCGTGCCGGAGGACTTCCTCAACATCCCGACGCATGGCTCGATCCAGTATCACCCCTCGCTGCTGCCGGCCTATCGCGGCGCAAGCGCGATCAACTGGCCGATCATCAAGGGCGAGACCGAAACCGGGCTTTCGATCTTCTGGCCTGACAACGGGCTCGATACCGGCGATGTTCTCATCCAGAAGAAGACTCCGATCTCCGGCACCGACACGCTCGGCACGGTCTACTTCGACCGTCTGTTCCCGATGGGCGTCGACGCGATGCTCGAGGGCGTCGACCTCGTGAAAGCCGGCAAGGCCCCGCGCATCAAGCAGGACGAATCGAAGGCGACCTATGAGGGCCGCTGCGGCGCCGGCAACGCACATATCGACTGGGGGAAGCCCTGGGAGCAGATCGACCGGCTGATCCGCGGCTGCAACCCGGCGCCTGGCGCCTGGTCGAAATTCGGCGACCAGACGGTGAGGATCTTCGACGCGAAGCCTATCCCCGCCACGAGCCCGAAAGGCATCGCCGGCAAGCTCGGCGAGATCGTCGAAGTTGGCGCCGACGGCATCACGGTGGTGTGCGCCGACGGGCGCTTCAAGGTCACGCGCGTGCAGGCCGACGGCCCGAAGGTCGGCGCCGGCGAGTGGGCCAAGAGCGCCGGCATCGAGAAAGGCGCGATCTTCACATGA
- a CDS encoding formate--tetrahydrofolate ligase, producing the protein MPASQHQNPKSDIEISQDAKKRRILEVAKDKLGIAAENLEPYGHYKAKVSMDYVKSLQDKKNGKLILVTAISPTPAGEGKTTTTVGLTDALNHIGKKALCALREPSLGPSFGMKGGAAGGGYAQVIPMEDINLHFTGDFHAITSAHNLLSALVDNHIYWGNALGIDSRRVTWRRVMDMNDRALREIVCSLGGVANGYPREAGFDITVASEVMAIFCLSKDLDDLKTRLGNIIVAYTRDRKPIRARDLKANGAMTALLKEAIAPNLVQTLEGTPAFIHGGPFANIAHGCNSVVATTTGLKLADYVVTEAGFGADLGMEKFLDIKCRKAGLKPDCVVVVATIRALKMHGGVKKEDLKKEDLKALEAGMANLQRHIENVKKFGLPAVVSINRFSADTDAEIALVKEKCKALGVEALMADHWAMGGEGAADVARAVVKICDDGKANLKLLYPDDMPLFEKVRTIARELYRADDATADKSVKDQLKTWEEMGFGKLPVCIAKTQYSFSTNPDAKGAPSGFNIPVREVRLSAGAEFIVAICGEIMTMPGLPKVPSADSIDVNEQGKIVGLF; encoded by the coding sequence ATGCCCGCCTCGCAGCATCAGAACCCGAAATCCGACATCGAAATCTCGCAGGACGCCAAGAAGCGGCGCATCCTTGAAGTTGCCAAGGACAAGCTCGGCATCGCGGCCGAGAACCTCGAACCCTACGGCCACTACAAGGCCAAGGTGTCGATGGACTACGTGAAGTCGCTCCAGGACAAGAAGAACGGCAAACTGATCCTGGTCACGGCGATCTCGCCGACGCCGGCCGGCGAAGGCAAGACGACGACAACCGTCGGCCTCACCGATGCGCTGAACCACATCGGCAAGAAGGCGCTGTGCGCGCTACGCGAGCCTTCCCTCGGCCCCTCGTTCGGCATGAAGGGCGGCGCGGCGGGCGGCGGCTATGCGCAGGTGATCCCGATGGAGGACATCAACCTCCATTTCACCGGCGATTTCCACGCCATCACGTCGGCGCACAACCTCCTCTCCGCGCTGGTCGACAATCACATCTACTGGGGCAATGCGCTGGGCATCGACTCGCGCCGCGTCACCTGGCGGCGCGTGATGGACATGAACGACCGTGCGCTGCGCGAGATCGTGTGCTCGCTCGGCGGCGTTGCCAACGGCTATCCGCGCGAAGCCGGCTTCGACATCACGGTCGCGTCCGAAGTCATGGCGATCTTCTGCCTCTCGAAGGACCTCGACGATCTCAAGACGCGGCTCGGCAACATCATCGTTGCCTATACGCGCGATCGCAAACCCATTCGCGCCAGGGATCTCAAGGCGAATGGCGCGATGACCGCGCTGCTCAAGGAAGCGATTGCGCCGAACCTGGTGCAGACGCTCGAAGGCACGCCCGCCTTCATCCACGGCGGGCCGTTCGCCAACATCGCGCATGGCTGCAACTCGGTGGTCGCCACCACGACCGGGCTGAAGCTCGCCGACTATGTGGTGACCGAAGCCGGCTTCGGTGCGGACCTTGGGATGGAGAAATTCCTCGACATCAAGTGCCGCAAGGCGGGGCTGAAGCCCGACTGCGTCGTGGTCGTGGCGACGATCCGCGCGCTCAAGATGCACGGCGGCGTGAAGAAAGAGGACCTCAAGAAGGAGGACCTCAAGGCGCTCGAGGCCGGCATGGCGAACCTGCAGCGCCACATCGAGAACGTGAAGAAGTTCGGCCTGCCCGCGGTCGTCTCGATCAATCGCTTCTCGGCCGACACCGACGCCGAGATCGCGCTGGTGAAGGAGAAGTGCAAGGCACTCGGCGTCGAGGCGCTGATGGCCGATCACTGGGCGATGGGCGGCGAAGGCGCGGCCGACGTCGCGCGCGCCGTTGTCAAAATCTGCGACGACGGCAAGGCGAACCTGAAGCTGCTCTATCCGGACGACATGCCGCTGTTCGAGAAGGTGCGCACCATCGCCAGGGAGCTCTACCGCGCCGACGATGCGACCGCCGACAAGTCGGTGAAGGACCAGCTCAAGACCTGGGAAGAGATGGGCTTCGGCAAGCTCCCGGTCTGCATCGCCAAGACGCAGTATTCGTTCTCGACCAACCCGGACGCCAAGGGCGCGCCCAGCGGATTCAATATCCCGGTCCGCGAGGTGCGCCTCTCGGCCGGCGCCGAATTCATCGTGGCTATCTGCGGTGAGATCATGACCATGCCGGGCCTGCCCAAGGTGCCGTCGGCGGACTCGATCGACGTGAACGAGCAGGGTAAGATTGTGGGTCTGTTCTAG
- a CDS encoding glutathione S-transferase N-terminal domain-containing protein, whose amino-acid sequence MLKFYYSGAPNPTKIALMLEETGLPYEPIPVDTRKGDQHKPDFLKINPNAKVPAIVDGDATVFDSSAILLYLGEKTGKFIPAKSDKARGELLSWMFFVSSGVGPYSGQSVHFRVYAPEKNEYAINRYMFEAQRHFGIINERLAKNKYVLGDYSIVDMNIWGWARLIPNILGEKGWEKFPNLKRMVDEISARPAAAKAIALKDQHKFKTEMDDEAKNAMFPHLTTKVA is encoded by the coding sequence ATGCTCAAGTTCTATTACTCAGGCGCGCCGAACCCGACCAAGATCGCCCTGATGCTGGAAGAGACCGGGCTCCCCTACGAGCCGATCCCGGTCGACACGCGCAAGGGCGATCAGCACAAGCCGGATTTCCTCAAGATCAATCCGAACGCCAAGGTCCCGGCGATCGTCGACGGCGATGCGACCGTGTTCGATTCCTCCGCGATCCTGCTCTATCTCGGCGAGAAGACCGGCAAGTTCATCCCCGCAAAGTCGGACAAAGCGCGCGGCGAACTGCTCTCCTGGATGTTCTTCGTGTCGTCCGGCGTCGGGCCGTACTCCGGCCAGTCTGTGCATTTCCGCGTCTATGCGCCGGAGAAGAACGAGTACGCGATCAACCGCTATATGTTCGAGGCGCAGCGCCACTTCGGCATCATCAACGAGCGCCTCGCCAAGAACAAATACGTGCTCGGCGACTATTCGATCGTCGACATGAACATCTGGGGCTGGGCGCGCCTGATCCCGAACATCCTCGGCGAGAAGGGCTGGGAGAAATTCCCGAACCTGAAGCGCATGGTGGATGAGATCAGTGCACGCCCCGCGGCCGCGAAGGCCATTGCGCTGAAGGACCAGCACAAGTTCAAGACCGAGATGGACGACGAGGCGAAGAACGCGATGTTCCCCCATCTCACCACGAAGGTGGCGTAG
- a CDS encoding OFA family MFS transporter: MAAIGETLSGSAGISSILDRERIIATAGFNRWLVPPAALCIHLCIGMAYGFSVFWLPLSRTVQGAPVCADLWQELFATSCNWRVASLGWMYTLFFVLLGIAAAVWGGWLERAGPRKAGVVAALCWCGGLIIGALGVYVHQLWLMWLGAGVIGGIGLGLGYISPVSTLVKWFPDRRGMATGMAIMGFGGGAMIGAPLADILMNYFKTPTSVGAWQTFVAMAAIYFFFMMIGAFRYRLPPAGWRPDGWTPPAKSNAMISQHNVHLKDAHKTTQFWLIWWVLTLNVSAGIGVIGMASPMLQEIFAGNLIGLPGVKFNALTPEQRVQIAAIAAGFTGLLSLFNIAGRFCWASLSDYIGRKNTYYTFFILGIALYASAPLFAAMGSKLLFVLAFGIILSMYGGGFATVPAYLADMFGTQFVGAIHGRLLTAWSTAGIIGPVVVNYIREFQLAAGVPRDQLYNTTMYVLCGMLVIGLICNYLVKPVDPKWYMSQDEVAKLQAANAGAASQGGSYGIGKGGLDVQAAIFWAFVGVPLAWGFWITLKNAARIF; this comes from the coding sequence ATGGCGGCAATTGGCGAAACTCTGTCCGGCAGCGCCGGCATCTCCAGCATTCTCGACCGCGAACGGATCATCGCAACAGCGGGATTCAACCGCTGGCTGGTGCCGCCCGCGGCACTCTGCATCCACCTTTGCATCGGGATGGCCTACGGCTTCTCGGTGTTCTGGCTGCCTCTCTCGCGCACGGTTCAGGGCGCGCCGGTTTGCGCCGATCTCTGGCAGGAACTGTTCGCCACAAGTTGCAACTGGCGCGTCGCCAGCCTCGGCTGGATGTACACGCTGTTCTTCGTGCTGCTCGGCATTGCGGCCGCGGTGTGGGGCGGCTGGCTCGAGCGCGCGGGCCCGCGCAAGGCGGGCGTCGTCGCGGCGCTGTGCTGGTGCGGCGGGCTCATCATCGGTGCACTCGGCGTTTACGTGCATCAGCTCTGGCTGATGTGGCTCGGCGCGGGCGTCATCGGCGGCATCGGCCTCGGCTTGGGCTACATCTCGCCGGTGTCGACGCTGGTGAAATGGTTTCCCGACCGGCGGGGCATGGCGACCGGCATGGCGATCATGGGCTTCGGCGGCGGCGCGATGATCGGCGCTCCGCTCGCCGACATCCTGATGAACTATTTCAAAACGCCGACCTCGGTCGGCGCGTGGCAGACCTTCGTCGCCATGGCGGCGATCTACTTCTTCTTCATGATGATCGGCGCCTTCCGCTATCGCCTGCCGCCGGCAGGCTGGCGGCCGGACGGCTGGACGCCGCCCGCCAAGTCGAATGCGATGATCTCGCAGCACAACGTGCATCTGAAGGACGCGCACAAGACGACGCAGTTCTGGCTGATCTGGTGGGTGCTCACCCTCAACGTCTCCGCCGGCATCGGCGTGATCGGCATGGCTTCGCCGATGCTGCAGGAGATCTTCGCGGGTAATCTGATCGGCCTGCCGGGAGTCAAGTTCAACGCACTGACCCCGGAGCAACGCGTGCAGATCGCCGCGATCGCGGCCGGCTTCACCGGCCTGCTCTCGCTGTTCAACATCGCGGGCCGCTTCTGCTGGGCCTCGCTGTCGGACTACATCGGGCGCAAGAATACCTACTACACGTTCTTCATCCTCGGCATCGCGCTCTATGCGTCGGCGCCGCTATTCGCCGCGATGGGATCGAAGCTTCTGTTCGTGCTCGCCTTCGGCATCATCCTGTCGATGTATGGCGGCGGGTTCGCGACGGTGCCGGCCTATCTCGCCGACATGTTCGGCACGCAGTTCGTCGGCGCGATCCACGGCCGCCTGCTTACCGCGTGGTCGACGGCCGGCATCATCGGCCCGGTGGTGGTGAACTATATCCGCGAATTCCAGCTCGCCGCTGGCGTGCCGCGCGACCAACTCTACAACACCACCATGTACGTGCTGTGCGGCATGCTGGTCATCGGCCTGATCTGCAACTACCTGGTCAAGCCGGTCGATCCGAAGTGGTACATGAGCCAGGACGAGGTCGCGAAGCTGCAGGCCGCCAATGCGGGTGCTGCCTCGCAGGGCGGCTCGTACGGCATCGGCAAGGGTGGGCTCGATGTCCAGGCGGCGATCTTCTGGGCGTTCGTCGGCGTCCCGCTCGCCTGGGGATTCTGGATCACGCTGAAGAACGCCGCCAGGATATTCTGA
- a CDS encoding LysR family transcriptional regulator — protein sequence MIDKLEYLLALAQEKHFGRAAEACSVSQPSLSLGLKQLEEGLGVMLVQRGSRFIGLTEEGERTLEWARRIVGDARAMRQDIKALKQGLKGRLRVAVIPAALPMAVIVTHPLHQRYPEVQFKIVSRPWNQVASLLDNLEIDAAITYLDLDPMARVTSIPLYRERYRLLIAGDSPFGKRASVTWSQAAELPLCLLTSETQNRRILESVLRGTGGNPHITLESDSMMVLLAHVRTGAWATIVPERILKSAGLGDEFTAVPLVEPDVVHTIGLVMPVREPMTPLATALATEARRAAARMAS from the coding sequence ATGATCGACAAGCTCGAATACTTGTTGGCGCTGGCGCAGGAGAAGCATTTCGGGCGCGCCGCAGAGGCTTGCTCGGTATCGCAACCCTCGCTTTCGCTAGGTCTGAAGCAACTCGAAGAAGGCCTCGGTGTGATGCTGGTGCAGCGCGGCTCGCGCTTCATCGGGCTGACCGAAGAAGGGGAGCGCACGCTCGAATGGGCGCGCCGCATCGTCGGCGATGCGCGCGCGATGCGGCAGGACATCAAGGCGCTGAAACAGGGCCTGAAAGGGCGGTTGCGCGTCGCGGTCATTCCGGCCGCCCTGCCGATGGCCGTGATCGTGACCCACCCGCTGCACCAGCGTTATCCGGAGGTGCAGTTCAAGATCGTCTCGCGGCCGTGGAATCAGGTCGCGTCCCTGCTCGACAATCTCGAGATCGACGCAGCGATCACCTACCTCGATCTCGATCCGATGGCGCGGGTCACCTCGATCCCGCTCTATCGGGAGCGATACAGATTGCTGATCGCGGGCGACTCGCCTTTCGGCAAGCGCGCGAGCGTGACTTGGTCACAGGCGGCTGAACTGCCGCTCTGCCTCCTGACAAGCGAAACCCAGAACCGCCGCATCCTCGAATCGGTGCTCAGGGGTACCGGGGGCAACCCGCACATCACGCTCGAGTCCGACTCCATGATGGTCCTGCTGGCGCACGTCCGCACTGGCGCCTGGGCCACCATCGTGCCGGAGCGGATCCTGAAATCGGCCGGCCTGGGCGATGAGTTCACGGCGGTCCCGCTGGTCGAACCCGATGTTGTCCACACGATTGGACTGGTGATGCCGGTCCGTGAACCGATGACGCCGTTGGCGACTGCCCTCGCCACCGAGGCGCGGCGGGCTGCGGCCCGGATGGCGTCCTGA